The genomic stretch AATCATATGTAAGACAAAATGATTTTATATATGAATTGTTTAAATGAACCATGACGATTCACTTTGATTCAATTCAAATTTGATAAGATTCTTATTTCATGCAAttctaaaaaaaagaaaataaaacttgaaCCAATCAGAAACAGATCAGACTCATTAAGGCGTTAAATTGAGTTCAATATTTCtgaaattaaaccaaaccaaagTTATTATGAAAAAAGAAAGGAATTTTGTATATATAGAATGATAACATAAAAAATTGTCATGTAGAGACAGAGTGGAAGGTGAACTCAACACCGAATAATGACTGAGAAAAATGTTTGATGGCATTAATTCAAAATGACAACAAGGCAAAACGCCTATGACAATTTTGaagtcatatcatctcaaagctGCCTTCCATTCCTCTTGTTATTGTCtgtctttttctttcttaaaTCATGTTGGTGCTTTTGAGACTCTAAGTTGACTGGGAGGATGGAATCAAAAACGATTTTTCCATGGATGAAATCTTCTATTGTTCattcatttcaatttttaaaaaagagaACAAAATTTGTACATTTATCAATGTAAGATATAAagtgatatttttatcatgaatcaGATCAGCTTAATCTATAATGATATACAGAATGTTATTTTATGCATTATTGAATGTCAAAACTAttcttgataaaataaaattatttttttaacatttattatattttatttgaatctTACAATTTATGACTTAAAAATTCTCAATATGAACCTTGATATAACACCCTTATTGATACATGGATCTTAATTGTCTTTTGAACTTTATGGGAGAGAATGTTGCTTACTATCTCGCTGGTGTTAAATTATACCTCCTATCATCACTGTTGAATAATCGCACAAATGAAATGGTTTTGTTAGCAGTATGACTTATACCTTCTATCGCCGATGCTTTGGTAATTGGGATATGTGGTTTGTCATTGTGGTAGTGAGACTGGGAACACTTCTCTTGTTGTTAGTTTACCCTTTGGTTTGTTCTATACACTTCTATAGGATAGCTGTCCTGTTcctgttttatattttaaaaagttcCAATTTATGTATCCAGATTCATAATGTTTAATGGAAAAGAGGAAATAATTTTATTAGCAATACGACTTATACCTTCTATTGCTGAAGCTTTGTTAGTTGAGACATGTCGGTTGTTGTAGTAGTAGTTATTATATCGCCAACATTTCTCTTTTCATTAGTTTAGCCTGTCCtgtcctgtttttttttttttttgcaaaaggtCAGCTTTATTGATCAATATCAGTGTTTAAACGCCACTGTAGGCATAGCCTGTCAGACTTCAACCGTAACCAAATGGATTTGATAGATTTCTTCAGTATTTTAATGCTACAGGCTTCTTTGAGTTCTAAAATTCCAATCTTACATCTCTAGGCTTCTAACAGAAATTCTctgtttttatcatttttttttgtcaGTCAACTGTTATATTCAGTTTGGAATAAAGCTAAGATTAACCTTTTGACTCCACAGCGGTTATACCTGCATGTCCCATCCTCGTAATATACAATCTGGTTCCAGTGTGGACAAGACAGTCCAAAGCCTTGCCTTGGCCGAGCTTAATTAATATATGAGAATCTTTGATATTACAAATCCCCCACTTTGTATGCACTACTTAACAGGGACCGAGTGCTGATATCCTGCAATACCCAACAATCTGTTGACATAAAGACAATAATAAATATTTATGTATATCCTTCCAAAACTCGCTGTCATATTTGTCTGCCAAAATATGGTTATATTCttgcaaaaaaatttaaaaatggatATATGCTATTTTGTCTGTCCAAGTCTATGCATCTATCTCCTTTGATTAGCCATTGAATTTCGCAAGCTACAGTATAAATCTCAAGCATCGACAAGGATCTTGTTTATACTGACACTAGTAATATGTTTATACTGCTGACACAAGTAATAAAGGATTACCTTTTTCCGTATTGCAGGGTTAAAATTTCGGCTCCAATACTTATTGTGATGTTTGAGTAGCAGCAACTTCACAAAATGAGACTCATTTTTAGAAACTTCAATTCTTCACGGTTTAGATGATACTCTGGTGCACATTCATGTGTTTGATCTACTAACAGCTCTTATATGTTCATTCCTGATGACATTTCCTTGAAGTAATTCTGAAAACAGAAAAACTAGTAGGCAtatgtcaaattaggtccctctAGATTGTATCATATCCAATACTTTTGTTCTTGCCCAGAGAATAAAAATTACATGTTTTACAATAATAGTTTCTGAGTCTCGTCAACCTAGTTTCTAATTGGACACGTTTCTTTTGACAGGAACATGGTTATCATGGATATCCAGCTTATTTTGGCTACTTCTTTCCTGGACCATCTTTTTCAGAGGAATCCTACCATTCCCATGGAATAGTTCCAGAAGTATCTTCCTATGGAGGGTTAGCTTGTGCAGCTGCAGTAACCGAGCATCAGCCTGTTAATGCCTTGTCCACTTCTAATATGCCGAGCAGTAGTACCTCAGTATTTGACATGATTCACCGGTCAGGCAACTTATCTGCTGAAAATACACGGTTCGTGCAGACTAATCCTTCAGTACATTGGTCTGACATACCTCCTCAAATTGAGAGGGAAGTACAAAGATGGGATTTGGGCGAGTGTTCAAGCTGTTACTGGTCTGATATGGCCGAGGCAGGGACCAGCTATACTGGTTCTCATGCTATGGTGGATACAGAAAATGCATTGATCCCATACCCAGATCGAGCTTTAATGAATCAAGGATACTTTGTTCCAGAGAGTTTTGAAGAGCAAATGATGATAGCCATGTCAGTTTCGCTTGCAGATGCACAAGGATGGATGAATACACAACAAGAACTTATGTGGCTGTAGTGATGATGATTGGAAGAAGGAAATGTCCTCTTTTTTGGCTTCTCTAGCCCTCCCCCCTTTTGTTTTATTCTTCTCAATTGGTTTTATTGTTCTTTCATTGTTGGTTTCCACTACACTTTATCAAGAAAatggtgaaaaaataaaaaaaaagaagcatGAAGCCCATGACACTTTTGATTAATGTGGAGGAAGAAATCACATAGAATTCTTAGGCTATTAGCGGATGAAATAATGGGATATTTTCTTTCATAGGGCTTGAAGTTAAATGATATTCCTGGTGACAGACTTAACCAGACGTAGGTAGCAAGttatgtttgtttgttttttcctCAATTGAGGTAGTCATTTCCCACCAAAGTTTTTTTTACCGCTATATGCTGCAACTCGTTTTACTGTTAGTAGGTGGCGTTTGATTTAGatgtttgggaatgagggaataaaTTTATTCCTAaattttatgtttggttgataggattggaatcaagattttagaatgaaatttaaaaacttagataTGGATGAAATCCACCCCCTCTCTTGGGGTTTGATGAAATgggaataagaattaagttttggacgaaaatatctttattatatttgttcaatttttctttcatttcactctcttttcttgttctctctcatcatatattctctctccttattctatcatcatattttctctctcaatatattttctctttcatcatatattttctatcattttctctctgtTTTCTCTCTGTTTTCTCTCTTATCACATTCTttttcattattttctctcttcttattttttcatcatattttttctctccttaatctctcttatCATGCTCTCTCTCtatattttatctcatcacattttctctctctttattttcttccATTACCCCCtctcttcttattttctctcaacacacattttctatcattttctctctgtattctctctcatcacacatactctcattattttctctctcttcattctcttcttatttttcatcatactttctctttcatcatactttctctctcctcaatctctcttatcatattctctctctctccatattttctttcatcacactttccctcttttcatttttttccatcatactttctctcttatcacattttctcatcatactttctcttttcaatttctcattttttctcatcacactttctctctcttcaattttTCCTATCACTCTTTCTAtttcaacacactttctctctcatcatactttttctctttttaatctctcttatcacgctctctctcctcattttctcttatcacacttttcctctcttcatttttcccatcactcattctttctcatcatatgtttctctcacattcaactttctctttcatctaatttttttcttattttcctctaagggtaaaaaagaaaatttaggttcatttcgattgaaaatattcaactaaccaaatattatttttaagaatgatatccaagctcatactcattcttATTTCACAATACTATGACACTCATTCTCATTCTGATTCCTAAGAGAGAATATAATGTCATTAAATCAATTCTATCGAGTGAAAAGTACCTTCAGAAGTATTTCCCCCTAGTTTCTTATGTTCATCCATCTAAACAACTAAAATTTGCCATTAGTGTCATCTACTATTTAGGATTAAGTTTTTGTTGGAAGGTATAGCCAAGTGGTTATTTGGAGTGTTACAATCACTAGCATGTTTCCTGAAATAAATTTCTCATCATTTATTTTTTTACGACAGTTGACAACTTTTCCGGGAAGCATTTGAAAACAAAGGATAATGCTACAATACATTTAGTTAATAACTGAACACACATTTataacaacagcagcaaccccaCAAGCCTCACAATCCTTTTTTTACTCCCCAACATGAATTGCCACAATGAAAgaaagattataaaaaaaaactatttaaatcATCACTACAAATCCCAAGCCTGGATTAGCAAGTCAACGATGAGCAATGGCGGTCATAATTAATCGAGGGCGGGACCTTGTGTCCCTCCTGGACAACGGAGCCATCACGTGGTAGGGGCGGGGTATGTTATCAGTTTTAGCCTGCTTTGAAGCTCTGCTGCTGGTAGATTTGCCTCAGCCTGTCTATCTCCTTCCTCAGCGCCTCTTGATGTGCTGCAACAATTCGATCTCTCCCCCAGATTATATAACAAAGAACCAAAACGAAGACCTGGAACTTGGCTTACCGTCTTTAAAGACCTTGTCTTGGGCAAGCGCAGCAATTCGTTGCTTGAGATGGCTGTTGCCCAGGGTGAGCAGAGATCTCTGTTGATCGAGGAACGCCACTCGAGGAGACAATGTTGACACCTCAGTCTTAGGGTAGGGAAGGGAAGGGAAAGGAAATTGAAGAAATTGAGTACAGTCATTTATTCGTGATAATATTATCTTCATGTTACCTCGAGCGATGTGACACTCCTTTCCAACTCAGAGATGTATTGGAGCTTCCTGACTCGGGATCTCTGTGCAGATTGTCGATTTGCCAGTATCCTTCACGGAAAATTGAGAAACAAAGTAAGGATCGAACGCTACGATTTAGCTATTCGTATCTTTCTCACCTCTTGGCTCTTTTGGGATCGACAATTTGCTCTGAAGCAGCGGCAGCAGCAGCTTTCTGCTCCGCGCTCTGGTCGCCTGCAGCGCCCGGCGCGGTCTCCGACGGCGAGCGTGGCACCTCGTCGGAGAACATGGACATGATCATCTGGTCGGCGTCGTTCCCGTCCGCCGGCGCCGTCTCGACAAACGCGACTGAGTCGCTAGCCGACCGCCTGCGAGCTGCGCGCTTGGCGGCCGAAAAGTCGAGGAATTCGTCAACCCACAAGGACTCGGCTGCGCCGCCACCGCCTCCGCTGGAGATCGGGTGGCAAAAACTAGGCCAATTGGCCTCCGCGGAGTGGGGGGCTCTGGGAGGCAACTCGCGCTCCATGAATGATGAATCCGCTCGCCGGAGCCCACAGCAAAGGAGCAAGCAATGGCAGGGATCGGTCAGGATTTCGCGCTGCGCGTGGGGAATTATGCCTGTGGCGGGCGGTGGAGAATGTGGCGGTGGCGCTTGGGGAGAATTCTTATTCGATGGCACGAGGCAGGCACGGCATGGCACTGAGAGTGAGCGTCACATGACAAAGGGAAGAGGGACAGCTAGAAACAGCTAGCTATTGAGGCAGAGAGaacaagaggaggaggaggaggaggatgaggcGGAGAAGCAGGGCATGC from Zingiber officinale cultivar Zhangliang chromosome 5B, Zo_v1.1, whole genome shotgun sequence encodes the following:
- the LOC121985723 gene encoding E3 ubiquitin-protein ligase GW2-like isoform X2, with amino-acid sequence MHRVLPSNEATKFEYHGMKTKEEKGMEEVEEQKVIEAKIRIQQQEIQDEGKRLKKRQDTSSSRRMISAEGEIQDEAKRLKKRQDSCSSSKTIDPTDDYCNIAVPSFKLSTQTSEIFPSQASCSVPAGLPSNSRNRTGNFDMDFDDMNMMVMEAICLSIQEHGYHGYPAYFGYFFPGPSFSEESYHSHGIVPEVSSYGGLACAAAVTEHQPVNALSTSNMPSSSTSVFDMIHRSGNLSAENTRFVQTNPSVHWSDIPPQIEREVQRWDLGECSSCYWSDMAEAGTSYTGSHAMVDTENALIPYPDRALMNQGYFVPESFEEQMMIAMSVSLADAQGWMNTQQELMWL
- the LOC121985725 gene encoding basic leucine zipper 6-like isoform X2 is translated as MERELPPRAPHSAEANWPSFCHPISSGGGGGAAESLWVDEFLDFSAAKRAARRRSASDSVAFVETAPADGNDADQMIMSMFSDEVPRSPSETAPGAAGDQSAEQKAAAAAASEQIVDPKRAKRILANRQSAQRSRVRKLQYISELERSVTSLETEVSTLSPRVAFLDQQRSLLTLGNSHLKQRIAALAQDKVFKDEALRKEIDRLRQIYQQQSFKAG
- the LOC121985725 gene encoding basic leucine zipper 6-like isoform X3, which encodes MERELPPRAPHSAEANWPSFCHPISSGGGGGAAESLWVDEFLDFSAAKRAARRRSASDSVAFVETAPADGNDADQMIMSMFSDEVPRSPSETAPGAAGDQSAEQKAAAAAASEQIVDPKRAKRILANRQSAQRSRVRKLQYISELERSVTSLERSLLTLGNSHLKQRIAALAQDKVFKDAHQEALRKEIDRLRQIYQQQSFKAG
- the LOC121985725 gene encoding basic leucine zipper 6-like isoform X1, whose protein sequence is MERELPPRAPHSAEANWPSFCHPISSGGGGGAAESLWVDEFLDFSAAKRAARRRSASDSVAFVETAPADGNDADQMIMSMFSDEVPRSPSETAPGAAGDQSAEQKAAAAAASEQIVDPKRAKRILANRQSAQRSRVRKLQYISELERSVTSLETEVSTLSPRVAFLDQQRSLLTLGNSHLKQRIAALAQDKVFKDAHQEALRKEIDRLRQIYQQQSFKAG
- the LOC121985725 gene encoding basic leucine zipper 6-like isoform X5 gives rise to the protein MERELPPRAPHSAEANWPSFCHPISSGGGGGAAESLWVDEFLDFSAAKRAARRRSASDSVAFVETAPADGNDADQMIMSMFSDEVPRSPSETAPGAAGDQSAEQKAAAAAASEQIVDPKRAKRILANRQSAQRSRVRKLQYISELERSVTSLEWRSSINRDLCSPWATAISSNELLRLPKTRSLKTRR
- the LOC121985725 gene encoding basic leucine zipper 6-like isoform X4, which translates into the protein MERELPPRAPHSAEANWPSFCHPISSGGGGGAAESLWVDEFLDFSAAKRAARRRSASDSVAFVETAPADGNDADQMIMSMFSDEVPRSPSETAPGAAGDQSAEQKAAAAAASEQIVDPKRAKRILANRQSAQRSRVRKLQYISELERSVTSLEWRSSINRDLCSPWATAISSNELLRLPKTRSLKTHIKRR